The Lysobacter luteus genome contains the following window.
TCGGGGGTGACCACGGTGGCGATGCCCGACGCGCCTAGCGAAGCGGCCATCGACACTTCGGTCAGCGCGACCTGCAGGTCGAAGGGCATCGTGGTCCCGCCGTTGCGGAAGCGGCCGGCCACGCGTCCGGCGACCGCGCGGTCGGGGTGCAGGGACGGCATCGAAATCGCGATACCATCGACCGACCAGCCGGCGCCGATGACCTCGCCGCGTACGACATGCAGGCCACCGGTCAGGGTCGGGATGCGCACCTCGCCTGAAGGCGGGCGGCTGGCGCGCCATCGCTGCAATGCACCCAGGTCGAGCCGAGGAGCATCCAGCTCGACGCGTTCGACCGTCAGGTCCGCGCCGCGGCTGCGCAGCGTCGACCATGGCAGCGACAGGTACACGCGCCCGGCGCGCAGGACCGGCCACGCAGCGCCCGGCTGGCGCGCGACCAGGTCGCGCACCACCAGGGTCGGCGTACCTCGCAGGCTGTACTCGCTTACTCCGCCGGCGGTGATCTCGAGCCCGAGCGCGGCGCCGGCGCGGTCAAGGATCAGCCCCGCGACACGCGGCGGCTGGGCGAGCCATGCGACGGCAAGCACGAGCAGCACCAGGGCCGCTGCAAGCGCGAGCCAAAGCCGCCGTCCCCGGCCGGCCGGCGGGCTGCGCGGTGCCGGTGCGGTATCCACCCGCCGGCCCGGCTAGGCGCCGAGCGTCTCCGGCAGCAGCGCGTCGACGAAGGCCTCGGCGTCGAACACGCGCAGGTCCTCGGGCCGCTCGCCAATGCCGGCAAACCGGATCGGGATGCCGAACTCGCGCGCCAGCGCGAACACGACGCCGCCCTTGGCGGTGCCGTCGAGCTTGGTAACGACCAGCCCGGTTACGCCGACGGCGGCGTGGAACTGGCGCAGTTGCGACAGCGCGTTCTGCCCGGTGGTGCCGTCTATCACCATCAGCACCTCCTGCGGCGCGTCAGGATCGATCTTCTGCAGCACGCGCTTGATCTTGCCCAGCTCGGCCATCAACCCCTGCTGGGTGTGCAGGCGGCCCGCGGTGTCGGCGATCAGTACCTCGATGTTGCGTGCGGTCGCCGCCTGCAGTGCGTCGAACGCCACCGATGCCGCGTCGGCGTTCTGTCCCTGCGCGATGACGGCCACGCCGTTGCGTTCGCCCCAGGCCTGCAGCTGCGCCACCGCGGCGGCGCGGAAAGTGTCGCCCGCCGCGAGCATCAACGGCCGGCCCTCGTCCTTGAAGCGCTTGGCCAGCTTGCCGATTGTGGTGGTCTTGCCGACGCCATTGACGCCGACGGTGAGCAGCACGAACGGCTTGTCCGCGCGCTCGATCCGCAGCGGGACGGCCACCGGCCGGAGCAGGGCGAGCAGTTGTTCGCGCAGCGCCAGCAGCAGCGCGTGTGCGTCGATGAACTCGCGCGCGTTCATGCGCTTGCGCAGCGCAGCCACCAGCTCGGTGGTCGCGGCGACCCCGACGTCGGCCGTGATCAGCGCCGTCTCGATCTGGTCGAGCAGGTCCTCGTCGAGTTTCGGGTTGGTGTAGAACAGCCCGCCGAAACTGCGGGCGAACGCGCTGCCGCGCAGGCGGTCGCGCCAGCCGCGCTTGCCGGCCGGCGCCGCGACGGCCGTGGCCGGCACGCCGGGAATGTCGGCGGACGACTCGGCGGCGGGTGTTGGTTTGGATGGTCGCGGTTCCGCAACCACTGCGACAGGGGCCGCGGGTTCGGTAACCGACTCGGTTCCGCGCTCGGCGACAGCGTCGATCGCGGCCGGACTGGAAGGTGCCGCGTGTGCCTCGGGGGGCACAGGTTCGGCACCAGGCTCGGCTTCGACGACATCCGGCGCCGGAGCGGGCGGTGGTGCTTCTGCCGGCGGCGGGATCGGCCGCTCGACCGGGGCAGGGACGGCCCCGCCAGCAGGCGCCGTCGGGAATGCGGCGGCCAGTTCCTCGGCGCTGTAGCGCCGTGCCGATTCGCTGCCGGAAGGCGTTTCGGGCTTCTTGCGGCGGAAAAAGCTGACCATCGAGTGGCGGCCCGGGACATGTTGGACAATGACCCTACATGCTAGCACCGGCCTGGAATCCATCCCGATGAAAAAACCCCAGCGAAAGCCCGGCGACGGGGCCAACCGTGCCACGCCCGGGCAGGTGCGCGTCATCGGCGGTCGCTGGCGTGGCACCAAGTTGCCGGTGGCCGATATCGAAGGGCTGCGCCCGACGTCCGACCGGGTCCGCGAGACGCTGTTCAACTGGCTTGTCGCCGCCGTCCCCGGCGCCCGCGTGCTCGACCTGTTCGCCGGCAGCGGTGCGCTCGGGCTGGAGGCGCTGTCGCGCGGCGCCGGGTCCGCGGTCCTGGTCGAGCGCGACGACACCCAGGCGCGCACGCTGCTGGAGGCCACCCGGCGCCTGCCGGGAGGCGAGGCCGCCACCGTGGTGCAGGCTGATGCGGTCGCCTGGCTGGCGGGGCAGCCGCGCCATGGCTTCGACATCGCGTTCGTCGACCCGCCGTTCGCCGCCGATGCCTGGGACGCCGTACTGGCGGCGCTGGTGCCGGTGGTCGCCGCCGATGGCTGGCTCTACGTCGAGGCGCCGGCCGACGCCCGCGTGGCGATCCCGGCCGGCTGGGGCCTGCATCGGGAAGGGCGCACGCGCGAGGTCCGCTACGCCCTCTACCGGCGGCTTGCGGCGCCCGGCGGCGACGCCGCTGATACACTGCACGGCGACGCGGCAGCCCCGGATGGCCGCCCCACACAAGTCGCCGACGAATGACCCTGGCTTCCAAACGAATCGCCGTCTATCCCGGCACCTTCGACCCCATTACCAATGGCCATATCGACCTGGTCGATCGCGCCGCGCAGCTGTTCGACCGGCTGATCATCGGCGTCGCCGAGAGTCCCGCCAAGCGCCCAGCGCTGCCGCTGGAACTGCGCGTGGAACTGGCCCGTGAGGCGGTCGGCCACCATCCGCACGTCGAGGTGCGCGGGTTCGATTCGCTGCTGGCCCACTTCGTCTCAGACGTCGGCGCCGGCGTGCTGATGCGTGGCCTGCGTGCCGTCTCGGATTTCGAGTACGAGTTCCAGCTGGCCAGCATGAACCGCCACCTGATCCCGGAGGTCGAGACGCTGTTCCTCACCCCGGCCGAGCAGTACGGATTCATCTCGTCGTCGCTGGTGCGCGAGATTTCCCGCCTCGGCGGGGATGTGTCCGGTTTCGTCCCGCCCGCGGTGGCCGATGCGTTGCAGGCACAGTGGCGGCGCACCCAGCCGTGAGTGTTCCGCTTTCCCGGTACTGAACACGTTTGATCCATCCCGTTCTTTGACCCACCCAGTTTTTCGACCCAACCAGGGGATCACCGATGAAGACCACCACCCGCCTTTTGCTGCTTGCCCTCCTGTCGCTGCCCGTGCTGGCCGCCTGCCAGAAGGACGAGGCTTCCACCGAGACCGTCGCCGAGGCCAAGCCGGCCGTCGAGCGCCCGGCCGACAACAATGACGAGCAGGCGTGGGGCGTCTACCTGTCCGACGTCGTCACCCGCAACATGGGCGACATCAACAACAACCCGTACCTGTACTACCTGCCGTCGTCGGAGTCCGAAGGCTTCGAGGGCGCCCGCGAGCGCCTGGCCGAGGACATCGAGATCGCGATGCAACGCGGCATCGTCGAGGGCAACCTGGTCGCGTTCGGTTCGCCGGAGTCGGCGATGATGGCCGACATCGTGGTCGGCGCATTCGGCAAGGTGGACCCGGGTTCGATGAAGGGCGTCAAGCTGCTCTTCATCGGTGATGCCGCCGACAACGACCGGGTGCGCGCCGCGGTCGAGCCGGCCGGCGTGAACTACCAGTTCGTCGAGGCCAAGTGATGCACGGGTCCGCGCCTGCCACCCGGTGGGCGCGGACCTGCTGCCGCCTCGTCCCCCATGTCCCTCAAGATCAACGAGCTCTGCGTCAATTGCGACGTCTGTGAACCGGCCTGTCCGAACCAGGCGATCACGCAGGGCGAAACCATCTACGTGATCGACCCGGCCCGGTGCACCGAATGCGTCGGGCATTTCGACGAGCCACAATGCGTGGTCGTCTGTCCTGTCGAGTGCATCGACCCCGACCCGGACATCCCAGAATCGCACGAGCAACTGCTGGCCAAGCTGCTTCGCCTGCAACAGGGCCCGTGACAACCAGGAGCGAGCGATGCACAAGGCACTGCGACCGGTACTGACCGCCGGCTTCCTCGTCGGCCTGCTGGCCGGATGCGCGGCCACCGCGCCGGCACGCGCCGAAGCGCCGACTGCTGTCGCGCCCACGCCTCCGGGCGCCGCGATCGCCAGCGCCCATTCGCTCGCCACCGAAGCCGGCATGGAGATGATCCGCGCGGGCGGCAACGCCTTCGATGCGGCGGTGGCGGTGTCGTCCACGCTGTCGGTGGTCGAGCCGATCAGCTCCGGGCTGGGCGGCGGTGGATTCTTCCTGCTGCACGATGCCGCCAGCGGGCGCGACGTGTTCGTCGATGCACGCGAGACCGCGCCGGCGTCTGCAACGCCGGCGGCCTTCCTGGACGAGGACGGCGAGCTGGACCGCGACCGCGCCACCAACGGTCCGTGGTCGGCCGGCATCCCCGGCCTGCCGGCGGCACTGGTGCACGTTGCGCGCGAGTACGGCGAGCTGCCGCTGTCTACCACCCTTGCGCCGGCAATCCGGATCGCGCGCGAGGGCTTTCCGGTCTACGAGCGGCTCGAGCGCGGCTATGCGCGCCGCAGCCAGGTGATGGAGCGCTACCGCGGCACGCGCGAGGTGTTCCTGGCCGATGGCGACCCGCCGCAGGTGGGCGAGGTGCTGCGCCAGCCGGACCTGGCCCGTACGCTCGAGCTGATCGCGCGGGACGGGGCCGACGGGTTCTACCGGGGCGAGGTCGGCCAGGCGTTGCTCGCCTCGGTGGCCGAGGAGGGTGGCCGCTGGACCGCCGGGGAACTGGCCGGTTACGAGGTCCGCGAGCGCGAGCCGATCGAGTTCGAGTACCGCGGCTGGCACGTGGTCACCGCGCCGCCGCCGTCATCGGGTGGGGTCGCGCTGGCGCAGATGCTGCAGATCCTGGGCGGCTGGGACCTGGCCGCGATGGAGGAGCCCGACCGCATCCACCTGGTCGTCGAAGCAATGCGCCGCGCCTACCGCGACCGGACGATCTACCTGGGCGACCCGGACTTCGTCGAAATGCCGCTGGCGCTGTTGACCGACCCGGCCTATGCCGCCGGCCTGCGCGCCACCATCCACCCCGACCGGGCCACCCCAAGCGACCTGCTGTCCGGCCAGCCGGTGCCGCTCGAGGACGACGAGACCACCCACTTCTCAATCATCGACGGCGACGGCAACCGGGTGTCGGCGACCCAGACCGTCAACCTGCTGTACGGCTCAGGCCTGGTTGCACCGGGGACCGGCGTGCTGCTCAACAACGAGATGGACGATTTCGCGCTCAAGCCCGGCACGCCCAATGCGTTCGGTGTGATGGGGTTCGAGGCGAACGCGGTGGAGCCGGGCAAGCGCATGTTGAGCTCGATGACGCCGAGCATCATCGAGTCCGACGACAAGGTCGCGATCCTCGGCGCGCCGGGCGGCAGCCGGATCATCACCGAGGTGCTGGTCGGGATCCTCGGCTACGACGCGGGGCTGGATGCGCAACAGGTCGCGGCGCTGCCGCGCTACCACCACCAGTGGATGCCGGACGTGGTCTCGGCCGAGCCCGATGCGCTGTCGCCCGGTACGGTCAAGGCGCTCGAGGCGATGGGGCATACCGTCAACGCGGGCGAGGACACCTGGGGCAACCTGCAGACCGTTGCCTGGGACAAGCGCACCGGTGAGCTGAGCGGTGGTACCGATCCGCGCAACCCGGTCGGCAAGGCCGAGGTGTTGCCGGAGCCCGCCACCTCGCCCTGAGGCGATCTTCCGGTTTCATTGGCTGGCCCGATCGCCGATCATGCAGGGGTTGCAGCAGCGGCTGCGGGTCAACGGGAGTCGGCGATGAAACTCTGGTCGCTCATGGGCAACAGCCAGAAGCTGGACGGCGGTGCGATGTTCGGCAATGCGCCGCGCGCGATGTGGAGCCGGTGGGCAGCACCCGACGATGCCAACCGCATCGCGCTGGCCTGCCGGGCGTTGCTGGCCACGCCGCTCGCCGGCAGGACGGTGCTGTTCGAAGCGGGCATCGGTGCATTCTTCGAGCCAAAACTGCGCGAGCGGTATGGCGTCGTCGAGGACCGCCACGTGCTGCTCGAATCGCTGGCCGACGCCGGTTTCGCGCCCGAGGACATCGACGTGGTCGTGCTGTCGCACCTGCACTTCGACCATGCCGGCGGGCTGCTCGCGCCATACCGGGAAGGCGAGCCGCCGCGGCTGGTGTTTCCGAACGCCAGCTACTTGGTCGGGCGTGAGCACTGGCAACGGGCGGTCGCGCCGCACGCGCGCGACCGCGCCAGCTTCATCCCCGAGCTGCCGGGGTTGCTGGAGGCCACCGGCCGGCTCGAACTGGTCGACGACGAGTACTCCGGAACGCTCGGCCAGACCGTGCGTTTCCACTTCAGCGACGGCCATACGCCGGGCCTGATGCTGGCGGAGATCGTCGGGCCGGAGCGGGTCGACGGACAGGCCCATGGCGGCGTGGTGTTCTGCGCGGACCTGATCCCGGGCCGCCCGTGGGTACACGTGCCGATCACGATGGGCTACGACCGCAACGCCGAGCTGCTGATCGACGAGAAACAGGCGTTCCTGGCCGACAAGCTCGCCCGAAATGTCCATCTGTTCTTCACCCATGACCCGGAGTGCGCGCTGGCCGGCGTGACCCGTGACGAACGTGGGCGGTATGCCACCGAGCATGAAGTCACGGAGCTGCGGGCGAGGTCGCTGGCTGCATGAAGCGGATCGCGGTGGTCACGGCGGGCATGCTCGCGGCGTGGCTGCTGGCGTCGGGTGCGGGTTCCGCGCAGGTGCCCGGCACTGCCGCGCCCGAGGGCGTGCTGTCCCCCGGCGGCGAACTGGTGGACCGCGAGTTCGGTGTCGGCACGCATCGCTTCGGGCTCGATCGTCGGGTCGAGATGTACCAGTGGCTGCGTACCGGCCATGACCGCTACGAGCAGGCCTGGAAAGCGGCCCTGGTCGACTCGTCGGACTTCGCCCCCGGCCACGAGAACCCGCCGTCGATCCCGCTGGAAAGCCGGCGCGTGTGGACGCAGGAGGCGACCTTGGACGGCAGGCCGATCGACGTGACCGTGTTGAAGGTGCTGGGCCGCTGGCAGGACTTCCGGCCGAACTTCTCGCGCCTGCCGGGGAATCTGTCCGCCACGTTCCAGCCCGATGGGGACGGCCTGACCAGTTCGGAGAACCCGCTTGATCCGCAGGTCGGCGACCTGCGGGTGACCTGGCGCGAACTGGCGCTGCCGCCGCTGGCCGGACGGGTGAAGCTCGTCGACGGGGTATGGCAGCTGGCCCCGCGCGCGACGCCTAGCTCGGCCTCGCCAGTGTCGGCGGGTACCGCGCTGCCGATCGCGCCGGTCCCGAGCGATGACGAGCGACCCCTGTGGCCGTGGGTGCTGGGTGGCGTTGCGGTGTTGCTCGCGGTGACCGGCTGGCTGACTCGCCGACGGCGGTAGACGCACGCGGGACCGCCGGGACCCAGGCCCGGCGGCGGCGCCTGGCTTCAGCCTTCGCCCATGCCCTCGGCTGGCATCGGCGCGCTCCCTTTGCGCACCTTGTCCTCGATCCGCTGGCCGACCCCGGGGTCGATGTTCTTCCAGTATTCGAATGCGCGCTCCAGTACCGGACTGCGCACGCCACCCAGCAGGCTGCCGGACACCTGGTCCACCAGCGCGTCGCGGTCCGCATCGCCGAACACCTCGCGCACCAGCGTGCCGGGCTGGCCGAAGTCGTCGTCCTCCGCGTGCAGGGTGTATGCGCTGCGCACCATCTCGCCGTCGGCCTCCCAGCCGTCCGCCACCGCACCCGTTTGATCGGCCCACGGTCGGCCACCGCTGTTGGTGGCGTGCACCGGCGCGTTGCCACTGTGGTGGTAGGCCATCTGGCCGTCGAACATGTAGGTGTTGACCGGGCACTTGGGCTGGTTGACCGGTAACTGGTGGAAGTTGGTGCCGATCCGGTTGCGCTGTGCGTCGGCGTAGGCGAATGCCCGGCCCAGCAGCATCTTGTCAGGCGACAGGCCGATGCCCGGCACCGTGTTGCCGGGCGAGAACGCAGCTTGCTCGATCTGGGCGAAGAAGTTTTCAGGGTTGCGGTTGAGCGTCATCCGGCCGACCGGGATCAGCGGGTAGTCCGCGTGCGGCCAGACCTTGGTCAGGTCGAACGGGTTGAAGCGGTACGCCTTCGCGTCCGCGTACGGCATCACCTGCACCGACAGCTTCCAGCTCGGGTGGTCGCCACGTGCGATCGCGTTGAACAGGTCACCGCGGTGGAAGTCGGCATCCCGACCGGCCATCTCGGCGGCTTCGGCATTGCTGAAGAACGCCATGCCCTGCTCGGTATGGAAGTGGTACTTGACCCAGAACCTCTCACCGGCGGCGTTGATCCACATGTAGGTGTGCGAGCCATAGCCGTTCATATGGCGCCAGGTGCGCGGCAGCCCGCGGATGCCCATGAGGTAGGTGACCTGGTGCGCGGTCTCCGGATTGTTCGTCCAGAAGTCCCACTGCATGTGGTTGTCGCGCAGGCCGGAGTCGGGCAGTCGCTTCTGGCTGCGGATGAAGTGCGGGAACTTCATCGGGTCGCGCACGAAGAAGACCGGGGTGTTGTTGCCGACCAGGTCGTAATTGCCCTCGTCGGTATAGAACTTCAGCGAGAACCCGCGGACGTCGCGCCAGGTGTCCGGGCTGCCCTGTTCGCCGGCGACGGTGGAGAAGCGCGCCAGCATCCCGGTCTTCGCGCCCGGCTGGAACAGCGCCGCCTTGGTGTACCTCGACACATCGGCAGTAGTCTCGAACACGCCGAAGGCACCGGCGCCCTTCGCGTGCGGCTGGCGCTCGGGCACCTTCTCGCGGTTGAAGTGCGCCATCTGCTCGAGGAAGTGCACGTCGTGCAGCAGGATGGGGCCGTCGGGTCCGATGGTCAGCGAGTTACGATCGCTCGCCGCCGGGGCGCCGCTGCCGGTGGTTGAACCTGTGGGCCGCTTGGGGTCGTCACTGCTCATCGGAGGCTCCTGGTTGCGGTGCGGGGGATCGCACCGGCCCCAGATTGGCCCGTTCTATCGAAGACTTCCATTCGATCTGATGGATTGGATCGATAGGCGCCGCCTGTCCGACCCCCACCATGAAAAAAGCCGGGACACTGCCCGGCCTTTTTCCTGTCGCATAGCTCTGTCCGGTCAGGCGGCTGCGGCCTGGCTGGCGCGCGGGCCTTCCTTCAGGGCCCGGCCCACCATCCCGACCAGGAGGTCCAGCTCTTCGCTGGTCATGGTAAAGGTCGGGGTGAAACGCAGCGAGTTGGTGCCGCCGTGGATCACGCCGATGCCGTGCTCGCGCAGCCACTCCTCGGTCGATCCCGCCCCGTAGCACTTGAATTCCGACGACAGCTCGCACGAGAACAGCAGCCCGGTGCCCTGGACCTTGGTGATCAGGCCGCCGAGCTCGCCCTTGAGCTTCTCGAGCTTCTCGATCGCTTCCGCGCCGCGCGCGCGGATGTTCTCCCGCACGTCCGGGGTCACCATCGACAGCACCGCGCATGCGGTGTCGAGCGCGCGCGGGTTGGTGGTCATGGTGTTGCCGTACAGACCCTTGCGGTAGGTCTTGGACGCGCGCTCGCCGACGGCAAGCACCGACAGCGGATACTGGCCGGCGTTGAGTGCCTTGGAGTAGGTCTCCATGTCCGGCGCCTCGGCGTTCTCGAAGCCGGGGTAGTCGATGATCGACAGCACGCCGTTGGCGCGCAGACCGGCCTGGATCGAGTCGACCAGCAGCAGCGAGCCGTGGTCCTTGGTCAGCTTGCGGGCCGCGTTGTAGAACTCG
Protein-coding sequences here:
- a CDS encoding AsmA family protein — protein: MLLVLAVAWLAQPPRVAGLILDRAGAALGLEITAGGVSEYSLRGTPTLVVRDLVARQPGAAWPVLRAGRVYLSLPWSTLRSRGADLTVERVELDAPRLDLGALQRWRASRPPSGEVRIPTLTGGLHVVRGEVIGAGWSVDGIAISMPSLHPDRAVAGRVAGRFRNGGTTMPFDLQVALTEVSMAASLGASGIATVVTPEWRMPMRPTFSGRLHGGDDGIGLDRFLLGASARHLSADRELAFYLGLAGPLRYLDGVFLIDPLGVALRGAGLVPRMDAAGRFEWQDGMTLNLEGTLARWPDAWPSLPAPLDASDAPLAFALDHTGPANLSGPTRLRLLRGASTFDARFHLPDVLAWSSQLDSGNPLPPLDGSFATPTLEIPGATLHGVEIEFRDAPVDD
- the ftsY gene encoding signal recognition particle-docking protein FtsY, with the translated sequence MVSFFRRKKPETPSGSESARRYSAEELAAAFPTAPAGGAVPAPVERPIPPPAEAPPPAPAPDVVEAEPGAEPVPPEAHAAPSSPAAIDAVAERGTESVTEPAAPVAVVAEPRPSKPTPAAESSADIPGVPATAVAAPAGKRGWRDRLRGSAFARSFGGLFYTNPKLDEDLLDQIETALITADVGVAATTELVAALRKRMNAREFIDAHALLLALREQLLALLRPVAVPLRIERADKPFVLLTVGVNGVGKTTTIGKLAKRFKDEGRPLMLAAGDTFRAAAVAQLQAWGERNGVAVIAQGQNADAASVAFDALQAATARNIEVLIADTAGRLHTQQGLMAELGKIKRVLQKIDPDAPQEVLMVIDGTTGQNALSQLRQFHAAVGVTGLVVTKLDGTAKGGVVFALAREFGIPIRFAGIGERPEDLRVFDAEAFVDALLPETLGA
- the rsmD gene encoding 16S rRNA (guanine(966)-N(2))-methyltransferase RsmD, with product MKKPQRKPGDGANRATPGQVRVIGGRWRGTKLPVADIEGLRPTSDRVRETLFNWLVAAVPGARVLDLFAGSGALGLEALSRGAGSAVLVERDDTQARTLLEATRRLPGGEAATVVQADAVAWLAGQPRHGFDIAFVDPPFAADAWDAVLAALVPVVAADGWLYVEAPADARVAIPAGWGLHREGRTREVRYALYRRLAAPGGDAADTLHGDAAAPDGRPTQVADE
- the coaD gene encoding pantetheine-phosphate adenylyltransferase: MTLASKRIAVYPGTFDPITNGHIDLVDRAAQLFDRLIIGVAESPAKRPALPLELRVELAREAVGHHPHVEVRGFDSLLAHFVSDVGAGVLMRGLRAVSDFEYEFQLASMNRHLIPEVETLFLTPAEQYGFISSSLVREISRLGGDVSGFVPPAVADALQAQWRRTQP
- a CDS encoding YfhL family 4Fe-4S dicluster ferredoxin; amino-acid sequence: MSLKINELCVNCDVCEPACPNQAITQGETIYVIDPARCTECVGHFDEPQCVVVCPVECIDPDPDIPESHEQLLAKLLRLQQGP
- the ggt gene encoding gamma-glutamyltransferase, with protein sequence MHKALRPVLTAGFLVGLLAGCAATAPARAEAPTAVAPTPPGAAIASAHSLATEAGMEMIRAGGNAFDAAVAVSSTLSVVEPISSGLGGGGFFLLHDAASGRDVFVDARETAPASATPAAFLDEDGELDRDRATNGPWSAGIPGLPAALVHVAREYGELPLSTTLAPAIRIAREGFPVYERLERGYARRSQVMERYRGTREVFLADGDPPQVGEVLRQPDLARTLELIARDGADGFYRGEVGQALLASVAEEGGRWTAGELAGYEVREREPIEFEYRGWHVVTAPPPSSGGVALAQMLQILGGWDLAAMEEPDRIHLVVEAMRRAYRDRTIYLGDPDFVEMPLALLTDPAYAAGLRATIHPDRATPSDLLSGQPVPLEDDETTHFSIIDGDGNRVSATQTVNLLYGSGLVAPGTGVLLNNEMDDFALKPGTPNAFGVMGFEANAVEPGKRMLSSMTPSIIESDDKVAILGAPGGSRIITEVLVGILGYDAGLDAQQVAALPRYHHQWMPDVVSAEPDALSPGTVKALEAMGHTVNAGEDTWGNLQTVAWDKRTGELSGGTDPRNPVGKAEVLPEPATSP
- a CDS encoding MBL fold metallo-hydrolase, translating into MKLWSLMGNSQKLDGGAMFGNAPRAMWSRWAAPDDANRIALACRALLATPLAGRTVLFEAGIGAFFEPKLRERYGVVEDRHVLLESLADAGFAPEDIDVVVLSHLHFDHAGGLLAPYREGEPPRLVFPNASYLVGREHWQRAVAPHARDRASFIPELPGLLEATGRLELVDDEYSGTLGQTVRFHFSDGHTPGLMLAEIVGPERVDGQAHGGVVFCADLIPGRPWVHVPITMGYDRNAELLIDEKQAFLADKLARNVHLFFTHDPECALAGVTRDERGRYATEHEVTELRARSLAA
- a CDS encoding TMEM43 family protein, encoding MKRIAVVTAGMLAAWLLASGAGSAQVPGTAAPEGVLSPGGELVDREFGVGTHRFGLDRRVEMYQWLRTGHDRYEQAWKAALVDSSDFAPGHENPPSIPLESRRVWTQEATLDGRPIDVTVLKVLGRWQDFRPNFSRLPGNLSATFQPDGDGLTSSENPLDPQVGDLRVTWRELALPPLAGRVKLVDGVWQLAPRATPSSASPVSAGTALPIAPVPSDDERPLWPWVLGGVAVLLAVTGWLTRRRR
- a CDS encoding catalase, which codes for MSSDDPKRPTGSTTGSGAPAASDRNSLTIGPDGPILLHDVHFLEQMAHFNREKVPERQPHAKGAGAFGVFETTADVSRYTKAALFQPGAKTGMLARFSTVAGEQGSPDTWRDVRGFSLKFYTDEGNYDLVGNNTPVFFVRDPMKFPHFIRSQKRLPDSGLRDNHMQWDFWTNNPETAHQVTYLMGIRGLPRTWRHMNGYGSHTYMWINAAGERFWVKYHFHTEQGMAFFSNAEAAEMAGRDADFHRGDLFNAIARGDHPSWKLSVQVMPYADAKAYRFNPFDLTKVWPHADYPLIPVGRMTLNRNPENFFAQIEQAAFSPGNTVPGIGLSPDKMLLGRAFAYADAQRNRIGTNFHQLPVNQPKCPVNTYMFDGQMAYHHSGNAPVHATNSGGRPWADQTGAVADGWEADGEMVRSAYTLHAEDDDFGQPGTLVREVFGDADRDALVDQVSGSLLGGVRSPVLERAFEYWKNIDPGVGQRIEDKVRKGSAPMPAEGMGEG